In Flavobacterium gelatinilyticum, a genomic segment contains:
- a CDS encoding FAD-dependent oxidoreductase, which translates to MENSNHNLNEGSITSGDNVSFWIDSTDIISFDQPSQDVSTDVLIIGGGIAGLTTAYKLLRAGRKVVLVEDGFIGSGETGRTTAHLTCALDDRYYYLENIFGKEKAKLAADSHTAAINEIESIVNELEINCDFKRVNGYLFLHPSDKEKNLDKEYEATQNAGLDTLLLNHIPSLAGTENQRCIVFKNQAQFHILHYLKGLAEAVTALGGTIYTEAHAENITKEGASVNGFNFKARHIVAATNTPINDVVTMHTKQHAYRTYVIAGKIPKGSLPHALWWDTGDMESKWVSQPYHYVRLESFDDEYDLLISGGEDHKTGQADEEGISETERYERLEIWTRRHFPLLDEISYRWSGQVMEPVDSLGFMGKNPGDDNIYIITGDSGNGMTHATIGAMIISDIIQGNKNKWEDLYDPSRITFKALGDFMKEAGNMASQYLDWITAADLNNTADLEPGNGGILSSGLRKIAVYRDYDNTLKAFSAVCPHLGCIVQWNPDEKSFDCPCHGSRFASDGTILNGPAKSDLSKLDIK; encoded by the coding sequence ATGGAAAATTCAAATCACAATTTAAACGAAGGAAGCATAACATCCGGAGATAATGTTTCTTTTTGGATTGATTCGACTGATATTATTTCGTTCGATCAGCCCTCTCAGGATGTCAGTACCGATGTGCTTATCATAGGCGGCGGTATTGCAGGTCTTACAACAGCTTATAAACTTTTAAGAGCCGGAAGAAAAGTTGTTCTTGTTGAAGACGGTTTTATAGGAAGCGGTGAAACAGGAAGAACAACAGCGCATTTAACCTGTGCACTGGATGACAGATATTATTACCTTGAAAATATATTTGGAAAAGAAAAAGCCAAACTTGCAGCCGACAGCCACACCGCGGCAATTAATGAAATCGAAAGCATTGTAAACGAATTAGAGATTAACTGCGATTTTAAAAGAGTAAACGGGTATTTATTCCTGCACCCATCTGATAAAGAAAAAAATCTGGATAAAGAATACGAAGCCACGCAAAATGCCGGACTGGATACTTTACTGCTAAATCATATTCCGTCTCTTGCCGGAACCGAAAACCAGCGCTGTATTGTGTTTAAAAATCAGGCGCAGTTTCATATTCTTCATTACTTAAAAGGACTAGCCGAAGCCGTTACCGCTCTCGGCGGAACCATATATACTGAAGCACATGCCGAAAACATAACGAAAGAAGGAGCTTCGGTTAATGGTTTCAATTTTAAAGCCCGTCATATTGTCGCTGCAACTAATACACCTATTAATGACGTGGTAACCATGCACACCAAACAACACGCATACAGAACGTATGTTATTGCAGGGAAAATTCCGAAAGGAAGCCTGCCTCACGCCCTATGGTGGGACACAGGTGATATGGAATCGAAATGGGTTTCGCAGCCGTATCATTATGTTCGTCTTGAAAGTTTTGATGATGAATACGATCTCCTGATTTCGGGCGGAGAAGATCATAAAACCGGTCAGGCCGATGAAGAGGGGATTTCGGAAACAGAACGTTATGAAAGACTCGAAATCTGGACCCGAAGACATTTTCCGCTGCTGGATGAAATCAGCTATAGATGGTCCGGTCAGGTAATGGAACCCGTAGATTCACTAGGATTTATGGGAAAAAACCCGGGCGATGACAATATATACATTATTACGGGAGATTCCGGAAACGGAATGACACACGCCACAATTGGCGCTATGATCATAAGTGATATCATTCAGGGAAATAAAAATAAATGGGAAGACTTATATGATCCGTCCCGAATTACTTTTAAAGCCCTTGGCGATTTTATGAAAGAAGCCGGAAACATGGCTTCGCAATATCTGGACTGGATTACTGCAGCTGACTTAAATAATACTGCCGATTTAGAACCGGGAAACGGGGGAATTCTCTCTTCGGGATTACGAAAAATTGCTGTTTACAGGGATTATGACAACACTTTAAAGGCATTTTCGGCCGTATGCCCGCATTTAGGCTGTATTGTACAATGGAATCCAGATGAAAAGTCCTTTGACTGTCCCTGCCACGGATCACGATTTGCTTCGGACGGCACCATACTTAACGGACCTGCAAAATCAGATCTCAGCAAATTAGATATTAAATAA
- a CDS encoding Na+/H+ antiporter, with protein sequence MENITVIIMLLFGVAFLSLISKRYNFPIPIVLVMCGVIISVIPGLPVIALSPEIVFIIFLPPLLYHAAWHTSWSDFKQTIRPITLAAVGLVFFTTGLVAVAAHWLIDDISWPLAFLLGAIVSPPDAVSATAITKGLGLHPRLIAILEGESLVNDASGLVAYKYALTAITAGNFVLWQAGLNFVLMSVLGIAIGLAVGFIMNFIHRRFVCDDIIEVTLTLLTPFASYLIAEHFEGSGVLAVVATGLFLAARSGTIFSHESRIMTNTIWDVLSNILNGLIFILIGLQLRQIINGISNYSGTSLFIWGAVISIVVIVVRFLWVIPAALIPRMISKRIRNKEEFDIRNMIIFGWSGMRGVVSMAAALALPLMLNEKEEFPLRNLIIYLVFCVILSTLVIQGLSLPWLIKKLKIERYSIIAEEYSVRNMIVSETIAHIEDNFSLLDDDLLHNIKSKYEVKFNRLQKTELPANFFGNGKVLGGEVFNEFTKLQIDLLNIERNKLEVMHKSGSVNEEIFRKIEKELDLEETRLWMEMYEE encoded by the coding sequence ATGGAAAATATCACAGTAATTATTATGTTACTTTTTGGCGTTGCTTTTTTAAGTTTAATCAGCAAAAGATATAATTTTCCAATACCTATTGTACTCGTAATGTGCGGGGTTATTATTAGTGTTATTCCGGGGCTTCCGGTTATTGCCCTTAGTCCGGAGATTGTATTTATTATATTTCTGCCGCCGCTTTTATATCATGCCGCGTGGCATACCAGCTGGTCTGATTTTAAGCAGACAATCCGTCCGATTACTTTAGCGGCAGTTGGTTTGGTTTTTTTTACAACCGGACTTGTTGCTGTAGCAGCGCACTGGCTTATTGATGATATTTCCTGGCCTTTGGCTTTTTTACTGGGGGCTATTGTTTCGCCTCCTGATGCCGTTTCTGCTACGGCGATTACAAAAGGTTTAGGTCTTCACCCAAGATTAATTGCTATTCTGGAAGGGGAGAGTCTGGTAAACGATGCGAGCGGTCTTGTTGCCTACAAATATGCGCTTACAGCAATTACTGCCGGAAATTTTGTTTTATGGCAGGCGGGACTCAACTTTGTTCTAATGTCGGTTTTGGGTATTGCAATTGGTCTTGCAGTTGGTTTTATAATGAACTTTATTCATAGAAGATTTGTCTGCGATGATATTATCGAAGTAACCCTTACGTTATTGACTCCTTTTGCGTCTTACCTGATAGCGGAGCACTTTGAAGGTTCTGGAGTTTTGGCTGTTGTCGCTACCGGACTTTTCCTGGCGGCAAGATCAGGAACGATTTTTTCTCATGAAAGCCGAATTATGACCAATACCATTTGGGATGTTTTAAGTAATATCTTAAACGGTTTGATTTTTATTTTAATAGGATTACAGCTTAGGCAGATTATTAACGGAATCAGCAATTACTCCGGAACTTCTTTATTTATCTGGGGTGCAGTAATTAGTATTGTGGTAATTGTGGTTCGTTTTTTATGGGTAATTCCGGCAGCTTTGATTCCAAGAATGATCAGTAAAAGAATCCGCAATAAAGAAGAATTTGATATTCGTAATATGATTATTTTCGGATGGTCGGGAATGCGTGGCGTGGTTTCTATGGCTGCAGCCCTGGCACTTCCGTTAATGCTTAATGAAAAAGAAGAATTTCCACTTCGTAATTTAATTATTTATCTGGTTTTCTGCGTGATTCTCTCGACTTTGGTTATTCAGGGGCTTTCGCTTCCGTGGCTGATTAAAAAACTAAAAATAGAGCGTTATTCGATTATTGCCGAAGAATACAGCGTGCGAAATATGATTGTTTCTGAAACCATTGCGCATATCGAGGATAATTTTTCTTTACTTGATGATGATTTGCTGCACAACATAAAAAGTAAATATGAAGTCAAATTTAACCGTTTGCAGAAAACGGAACTTCCGGCTAATTTTTTCGGAAACGGAAAAGTTCTGGGAGGCGAGGTTTTTAATGAATTTACCAAACTGCAGATTGATCTTTTGAATATTGAAAGAAACAAACTGGAAGTAATGCATAAATCGGGTTCTGTCAATGAGGAAATCTTTCGCAAAATAGAAAAAGAACTCGACCTTGAAGAAACCCGACTTTGGATGGAAATGTATGAAGAATAA
- a CDS encoding SDR family oxidoreductase, which yields MENLANYFNQYINQKRIVVTGGTTGIGKAIAELLVSLGGRVIIFGRDENDFNHAMEDIKTKSSSGEIYGVTADITSKKDIDLVWDKVDSLLGGIDIVINNAALPARGIIEGDYDDWKYILETNILGYIAFAKEAVNRMKEQKSGHIVNIGSMSAEVKEKTGVIYVATKTAIRGFSTALRKEINPLGIKVSHVEPGAVTSDMQPDPKEVQEEKIEKMEMLEAEDIAMSVLFCLSQPKRCDIVSMQVRPHLQII from the coding sequence ATGGAAAATTTAGCAAATTACTTTAATCAATATATCAATCAAAAACGCATTGTAGTAACCGGCGGTACTACCGGAATCGGGAAAGCTATTGCAGAATTACTGGTTTCGCTTGGCGGCCGTGTAATTATCTTTGGAAGAGATGAAAATGATTTTAACCATGCTATGGAAGATATCAAAACCAAATCATCATCCGGAGAAATTTACGGTGTTACAGCCGATATTACCAGCAAAAAAGATATTGACCTCGTTTGGGATAAAGTCGACAGTCTGCTGGGCGGTATTGATATAGTAATCAATAATGCCGCACTGCCTGCCCGAGGTATTATCGAAGGCGATTATGACGACTGGAAATACATTCTCGAAACCAACATTCTGGGATATATTGCTTTTGCAAAAGAAGCCGTTAACCGAATGAAAGAACAAAAATCCGGACATATTGTAAACATTGGTTCGATGAGTGCCGAAGTGAAGGAAAAAACCGGTGTTATTTATGTAGCCACCAAAACAGCCATTCGCGGTTTCAGCACGGCGCTTCGTAAAGAAATTAATCCGCTGGGCATTAAAGTCTCTCATGTTGAACCCGGTGCCGTAACCAGCGACATGCAGCCGGATCCAAAAGAAGTTCAGGAAGAAAAAATCGAAAAAATGGAAATGCTCGAAGCAGAAGATATTGCCATGAGCGTATTATTCTGTCTCTCACAGCCTAAACGCTGTGATATTGTAAGCATGCAGGTCAGACCGCACTTACAAATTATTTAA